A genomic window from Nicotiana sylvestris chromosome 11, ASM39365v2, whole genome shotgun sequence includes:
- the LOC138881945 gene encoding uncharacterized protein, giving the protein MAIHNFIRQYSFTDNEFNYYANEDITAEIDEGDQPSDIPLEMRDPPMQDQWRRCNDMVIAWLLNSLSKDIAESVIYSQTAEELWNELEQRYGQADGTKLFQLQRELNNINQGTNDVAGYFTKLKRTWDQMKVLNTFMTCNCDCKCGAKSHNHKMNEDQKLIQFLMGLNDVYSGVRGNILMMKLLPTTAQAYSIILHEETQWEIHSGNHVSTESIAFMLTGQRYGMDKGET; this is encoded by the exons ATGGCTATACATAATTTCATCCGACAATATTCTTTTACCGATAATGAATTTAACTATTATGCTAATGAAGACATTACTGCAGAGATTGATGAAGGAGATCAGCCTTctgatattcctttagaaatgcgAG ATCCACCGATGCAGGATCAATGGAGGAGGTGCAATGACATGGTCATTGCTTGGTTGCTTAACTCTCTCAGCAAGGACATTGCAGAGAGTGTTATTTACTCTCAAACGGCTGAAGAGTTGtggaatgagttagagcagcgtTATGGGCAAGCTGATGGGACTAAGTTGTTCCAGTTACAAAGAGAGCTAAACAACATCAACCAAGGAACTAATGATGTGGCAGGGTATTTCACTAAGCTGAAGAGAACCTGGGATCAAATGAAGGTCCTAAATACTTTTATGACCTGCAACTGTGATTGCAAATGTGGTGCAAAGTCACACAACCACAAGATGAATGAGGACCAAAAGCTAATACAATTTCTAATGGGGCTGAATGATGTTTACAGTGGAGTAAGAGGTAATATCTTGATGATGAAACTACTCCCCACAACTGCACAAGCTTACTCAATCATCTTGCATGAGGAAACTCAATGGGAGATACACTCAGGTAACCATGTCTCTACTGAATCTATTGCTTTTATGTTGACTGGACAGAGATATGGAATGGACAAAGGAGAAACATAG